In a single window of the Streptomyces sp. NBC_00353 genome:
- a CDS encoding YcnI family copper-binding membrane protein gives MNVSRIALAGGVAASTVLILAGTASAHVSVQPQGEAAKGGYATINFKVPNERDDASTTKLEVNFPTDHPLASVMPQPVPGWKIVVTKSKLAKPLEVHGNKINEAVSKVTWSAEGGKSDLGIRPGQFQQFPLSVGQLPEDADQLVFKAIQTYDNKEVVRWIEEQKDGAEEPESPAPVLKLTAATTDEHGAADDKAGAAGADRAKDEHTEASSASSSSSDTTARVLGIVGILIGAAGVAFGVLAGRRRTA, from the coding sequence ATGAACGTTTCCCGCATCGCCCTCGCCGGCGGCGTCGCCGCGTCCACCGTGCTGATCCTTGCCGGTACGGCCTCCGCCCACGTCAGCGTGCAGCCGCAGGGCGAGGCCGCCAAGGGCGGCTACGCCACGATCAACTTCAAGGTCCCCAACGAGCGCGACGACGCCTCGACGACCAAGCTCGAGGTCAACTTCCCGACCGACCACCCGCTCGCTTCCGTGATGCCGCAGCCGGTGCCCGGCTGGAAGATCGTCGTCACCAAGAGCAAGCTCGCCAAGCCGCTCGAGGTCCACGGCAACAAGATCAACGAGGCGGTCTCCAAGGTCACCTGGTCCGCCGAGGGCGGCAAGAGCGACCTCGGCATCCGCCCGGGCCAGTTCCAGCAGTTCCCGCTCTCCGTCGGTCAGCTCCCCGAGGATGCCGACCAGCTGGTGTTCAAGGCCATCCAGACGTACGACAACAAGGAAGTCGTCCGCTGGATCGAGGAGCAGAAGGACGGCGCCGAGGAGCCCGAGAGCCCGGCGCCGGTTCTCAAGCTGACCGCCGCGACCACCGACGAGCACGGCGCCGCCGACGACAAGGCCGGTGCCGCCGGCGCCGACCGGGCGAAGGACGAGCACACCGAGGCGTCGTCCGCGTCGTCGTCCTCCAGTGACACCACGGCCCGGGTCCTCGGCATCGTCGGCATCCTCATCGGCGCCGCCGGGGTCGCCTTCGGCGTCCTGGCCGGCCGCCGGCGCACCGCCTGA